The nucleotide window tgtagctttataaaataggccacagctaggtggtgccaaccctaataattgctcggagcaatgctgagccagAGCCCCCCACTGGTAAGGGGTTAACTCTGAGCggaggcaggcgtggctcactccgcgatgtcgtcgctttgcaacaggtagctaaaagtacatccgttccacaccaattttggtggctagccataagccgcgcgtggcgctgtcgccacctagcggccatatctgtcctgatcgtaacagacgcgttttgctagagagtgagtcttctgtacctagtactattatttattctgtggcggaggtaacataaattaaatacataaggattgttttacattttattagCAACTATCTCGTTTCCTCCCTGTAACACCCACATGAGTTGGCCGAGTGTTAGCAACTGTGTTTCGCCTCGCGAGTGCAGCTCGAGCCTTGGCGGGGTTTCTAAAACACCCTTACCGCAAACTATCACCAAGGGGTAGCCCATTCTGCGAACAAATGTGTAtattatagtctgacaaaaaagagtagaaattaaagtggcaatactgtagtgtcgtccctttcaaatcaatctaagaaaacgggacgacacaacagtattgccactttttaatttctactcttttttgtcagactacaTAATAAAATGTGTgaccaaatttaaactaaatccgttcagGGGTTTAAGTGTGAAGTGAAGTAAGTACTGTATTAGGTGTcagttatttcaagtagaatCCATACTAATCCAtactatatatattattattaattattaatattataaatgcgaaagtgtgtctgtctgtctgtctgttacctcttcacgcttaaaccgctgaacggatttggtttaaatttggcatatagatagtttaagtcccggggaaggacataggatagtttttatgtcagaagtcatccctaaagagggtgaaaaggggggtggaaatgagaaaattaatgaaGTGCCTTTTAATTGGTGTAAACAATTAAGCATATTATGCTCGAATTGCTATTAGATTTTATTCAGGCGCTGTACTTACTCTAGCTGCTagtactaattccacgcagacgaagtcgcgggcaaaagctagtactactatataaactgaaatatagACCTTCCATAGGTTACGTTGACCGCTTACTTACTTGTCAGCCATAAGTATCCGTTTCCCGACGGTCATCGAGTGGCGGTCGTCGTATATAATGTCGTCGCGGAGGCCCGGTAGGGACGACAGTTTGTCGAACAAACCGAGCATTTGCTCAGAGTTGTAGACGGACCATTCTTTTGAGCCTTCCTGAAACAGAAAATATCAGAAAGACACATACATACAGTCTGACCTATATATTCAacccgtaaattattgcaggtgactaaatAAACAGCCCCTGTATTTAGATTCTAACTATTTAAGagtccatcaacgtgcacactagcgccactgctaaataatcgtgattacttaaatttaacgacaggtatttaaaaaagggggccgctacgtactgtattgcgtatttcagtaccttttgaatactacaaactagtttttatgttgctggtttCGTCGAACTAAgacctcaaaacaaaaacggccgttttaactttggacgcataaattgacgaatccagcaacataaaaactagtttgatgtattcaaaagatacttaaatacgcaatacagtacgtagcggccccctttttagggttccgtacccaaagggtgaaacgggaccctattactaagacttcgctgtccgtccgtccgtccgtccgtccgtctgtcaccaggctgtatctcacgaaccgtgatagctagacagttgaaattttcacagatgatgtatttctgttgccgctataacaacaaatactaaaaacagaataaaataaagatttaaatggggctcccatacaacaaacgtgatttttgaccaaagttaagcaacgtcgggagtggtcagtacttggatgggtgaccgtttttttttgcttttttttttgttttttgtttttttgcattatggtacggaacccttcgtgcgcgagtccgactcgcacttgcccggttttttaaatacctgtcgttaaatttaaataatcacgattaattagcagtggcgctagtgtgcacgttgacgGGCTCATAAACCATACACTACCAACAGAGTACGCAAACATACCTTAGGCCCGATAAGTATAGCTCGATATGGAGCGATGGGCTCCGGCCACCTTAGGGCTGCGTCTGTGGATAGTGCTTCGAGACTTGCAGCCAGTAATCTGTAaaaaatcggacaagtgcgagtcggactcgcgcaccgagggttccgtactttttagtatttgttgttatagcggcaacagaaatacatcatctgtgaaaatttcaactgtctagctgtcacggttcgtgagatacagcctggtgacagacggacggacggacggacggacggacggacagcagagtcttagtaatagggtcccgttttaccctttgggtacggaaccctaaaaataggtttgttataaaataaatggtCATGTCAAACATACTGAATGTATTTGACATAAAAAGATATGGgttaattcgccagtaactggccaccggccaataactggccaccctaaactaaaaatgaattctattcacctataaacagaattcattttagtataaggcttcaataactggcctgccttcaataactagccacttTTACTAAAATGaactgtttataggtgaatatatagtttagggtggccagctACGGGCGAATATACCTTGTGTATAAAATATACCCAGCACATCCCTTGGTTGTTTTCTATTTATCCTTTATTCCAAATATTCGTTAGAAATCGAAAGTCAAACGTAGAACGTGGTATgtgtatattaaattaaataagtattttttttaatgttgagCATTAAGCGAGGGCCACTAGGCGCGCATAGACTCGTCACGACTGGCGcacataggggctgtccataaaatatgtcatctatttttgacaatttttgacccctcctcacccctaaaatcatccaaaaaacatgcttcgaatgaccccgtttcgtCCTACGTCCTACGTCGTGCTACCatcatcatccgatgtccagaccccccccttaatttgaaatgacgtaatttatgaatagcccctaggcgCTCGTAGACTCGTCACGACTGACGAACATAGTCGTCATGTGGACTTACCTCGTAATACCTATTCCGTAGCAAGACATAAGTATAGGCTGCGGCGGGCCGCTTGGTGCGACATAGTTAGCCCCCAGTACTTCGCTGTACCGAGTTCCTAGGATAAATGTGTGGCCAACCTGCAAACATACATCTTATAAATGAGTGCTTTCACTGtgtcttaacacattcagcgccaagaacccgactgtcgggtacactgttcgtagcgactacgcgctccatgcGACGAAGAGGTGGCTATGCGCTACGAGCGAAGCCCGTAGCActtatgctctggtttcctaggatagcggtgccgtcatatagcggccgtctccatacaaatactacgacatccatatttagccgtattatttagtatggagacggccgctatatgacggcaccgctatcctagaaAAACCGATctttagtggcaatgaatgtgttaaaatatgtCAATCTTACTATCTCCTGTCACAATTTCTGTTAACTGGGCAGAATTCtagtacaaataaataaaaatactacgttcaaatcttcgagcaacacggaagggaggcggcattcgcactatttcccctctgccgaggtacaagatcacctgatctagcgcgggtaataaaactagttgcgctcggatttttcactagaccgagtccagacgcgcgcgtgaacactgctgcagaAAAAATGTCTAATTGcacggtttttttttgtaaaaagaggtcggggacatcaaatttacaaaaagaaggtgttacatttcacatgtacatattttttttacatattatacgtttaattacgtttaaacacaattattatatcttagtctcatgtaattgttggatttatcgattttgctcgcccagtacggagttgcggatcggtcgagcaacaaatccgacttctcatctgtcagaatacaataacattcttcgacgaaaatgtgttagtgtgcgtgttgtgactcatccatacacaaaaagagatcgaggtttgcaagatttgtctttgacgtgtgtcattttctatgtatttgtgtcgtcattacagattggattttgtatgtaagtgtgtgagaagtgcgactgggtgcacctttccccccgcaaaaaatggcagaaagatttgtacggtaagatatcgcttgggcccctcccctcccgacgtgtcggaagccggtgttgctcgaaggttcaaatatttaatttttttgcctGATTGTTAAGGAGTTAGACTAATCAAACACCTAATATGTTTTTAAGGCGtacagttcgtttttttagcattagaaaaaaggtaaacatcttgacgtgtctttttattgaaaacacggcaaatatgtaacaattataaatcatatacgattatttacatccttttgctttcataagtaatagctaCTGATTTTACTAAACCGCTCTGGACCGTTCCAAGTGGCgcgctcttgtgttggaggccaagactcattttgggtcaccgcgacaaccaagtaagtaagctactgatttttaaaaagcgttttcaattaataaattaagacttcaagatcgcgtagtctttttctaatgctaaaaaaacgaactatagggacTAAAAATAACAATATGCATATAAAATTAACCCACCTCCATACTACTGACAGTTTCAGTGCTGCCCCCACACTGGCATTGCTCCTCAACAGTGGCTTGTCTACAAACCACACACACTGACACTTTATCTTCCCCTGCCGCTGCGGGTAGTTGCCATTCGTGCGACTCTGAACCGCCCATCTCGCCGCAAGGTGCCGCCACTGAAAATAGGagttgttcagatatttgtattAGTATGTATGCGACTAACATGCCGTAGGATCTAGCTTAGTTTTACTGTcatttctacctttatgtaggTACCAGGGGCGGCCGAAAAGTTCaccttacaaaaaaaaaatgaaagagAGTATTCAAGTAATTAATCGTTAATAATCGTCAGTAATGTCGGCAATAATTTAACTGCCAAAGAGGCGAGGAAAAAAGTAgcagttctttttttttttttcttcttcttttttctAGCTTAAGCCGCGAATATTTGAGCCTCCCCTCGTACATCCAGTCGCAATTTAAGAAAAGATTTACTCTAGAACTAGACACCCTTTCTGTGGAACTAGGTCAAATagtatagttttaatttatttacatatttacctTTATGCACATCCAGTCGCAACGTGTCAAACAGCCTTCTATACTGTTCTCCTACGCGCTGGTACACTTTTGTAGCTTGTTCCAGCGTGTGTGCCCCATAAGCATCTAACATACGGAAGGATCTCGCTCGTAATACACCGTGCTTGGTTTACAATCTGGCTTATGAGTCTTATGACACCAAGCTTGGATTCGTCTATCAAACCTACCTTTATGTACGTCTAGTTGTAGCGAGTCAAACAGCCTCCTATACTGTTCTCCTACCCACTGGCACACTTCTGTAGCTTGTTCCAGTGTATGTGCCCCGTACGCGTCTAACATGCGCAAGGATCTGTCTCGTAACACACCGTGCTTGGGGTGAAGCTCGTCGCGGTATTATATagacaatataataatatataccttTATGCACATCTAGTTGTAGCGAGTCAAACAGCCTTCTATACTGTTCTCCTACGCGCTGGTACACTTCTGTAGCTTGTTCCAGCGTGTGTGCCCCATAAGCATCTAACATGCGGAAGGATCTAGCTCGTAATACACCGTGCTTGGGGTGAAGCTCGTCGCGGTATTATATagacaatataataatatataccttTATGCACATCTAGTTGTAGCGAGTCAAACAGCCTTCTATACTGTTCTCCTACGCGCTGGTACACTTCTGTAGCTTGTTCCAGCGTGTGTGCCCCATAAGCATCTAACATGCGGAAAGACCTAGCTCGTAAAACACCGTGTTTGGGGCGGAGCTCGTCGCGGTATTTATCGCTGATCTGGAAATGGAAGATCCATCATAATTTTATCCTagcctttttttagggttccgtaccttaaaAGGAATAAACGGAACCTATATAGGATCACTGGtgcgtctgcctgtctgtccgacagcctattttctcggaaactactggaccaattaatttgaaatttggtacacatatgtaaattggtgacccaaagacggacgtgtaacgtaaacaaatgaattttaaacatgggggccacttgtgggggtaaatgagaaagttaaaaaataaactttatctaACTATGTCgtgttaaatatcaaatgaaaaagctcattttgagattataaaatatatttttttataattttaaaataaataggttatttagaagttatttaagaaaattgccaaaaaattatcaTTCCCCCCTTTATATCCGAAACttctgggtctaaaattttgaaaaaaatacacaaaataaatcATTACTATAGAATTATACATGActggaaaacctattagaaatgtgcagtcaagtgtgagtcgaacttaatgtacggaacccttggaacgcgagtccgacacgcacttggccgattttttttttaatgcaactGTAGGTATGATGTAGgtactagacat belongs to Cydia splendana chromosome 26, ilCydSple1.2, whole genome shotgun sequence and includes:
- the LOC134803451 gene encoding probable proline--tRNA ligase, mitochondrial gives rise to the protein MRFVSQLFQPLLTIPKNAKIKNTEITCKSQKLLLECGLIRPTSPGFFALLPLARRALDKLEALVKWHIEAAGGQQVSLPALTAAGLWEKTGRITEELLKVQDRHGKKFVLAPTHEEAIADLLADVGPLSYKQLPLLLYQISDKYRDELRPKHGVLRARSFRMLDAYGAHTLEQATEVYQRVGEQYRRLFDSLQLDVHKVAAPCGEMGGSESHEWQLPAAAGEDKVSVCVVCRQATVEEQCQCGGSTETVSSMEVGHTFILGTRYSEVLGANYVAPSGPPQPILMSCYGIGITRLLAASLEALSTDAALRWPEPIAPYRAILIGPKEGSKEWSVYNSEQMLGLFDKLSSLPGLRDDIIYDDRHSMTVGKRILMADKMGYPLVIVCGKGVLETPPRLELHSRGETQLLTLGQLMWVLQGGNEIVANKM